A genomic stretch from Gemmatimonadota bacterium includes:
- a CDS encoding type II CAAX endopeptidase family protein produces the protein MNDTPLHAAEPGDIPAPPRLRFTLVSGVLVLSAYLVLQFAATIAAVVVLNLDPAERMGDLVALGVIFSAGPCTLLVLRVVSRARDIDPRTWLALLPVRTTTLLGWVLLAWVLLHAADLVTVELGRSPVPPVMETIIETTRYTALLWFALVIAAPVFEEVLFRGFLYEGLRRTRMGAGGTIVVTTLLWTLLHVAQYDAYFLTLIALIGILLGIARERTGSLYVPLAIHAVNNLLGTLQMAEERDALVHALF, from the coding sequence ATGAACGACACGCCCCTGCACGCGGCTGAGCCCGGAGACATCCCCGCGCCTCCGCGCCTCAGGTTCACCCTCGTTTCCGGCGTGCTGGTCCTGAGCGCCTACCTGGTCCTGCAGTTCGCCGCGACCATCGCCGCGGTGGTCGTGCTGAACCTGGACCCCGCGGAACGCATGGGCGACCTGGTCGCCCTGGGCGTGATCTTCTCCGCCGGACCCTGCACATTGCTGGTATTGCGCGTCGTCAGCCGCGCGCGGGACATCGACCCGCGAACCTGGCTGGCGCTTCTTCCGGTCCGCACCACGACTCTGCTCGGGTGGGTACTGCTCGCCTGGGTACTGCTGCACGCCGCCGACCTGGTCACCGTCGAGCTCGGACGATCGCCCGTGCCGCCGGTCATGGAAACGATCATCGAAACCACGCGTTACACCGCACTGCTGTGGTTCGCGCTCGTGATCGCCGCGCCGGTTTTCGAAGAAGTGCTGTTCAGGGGATTTCTGTACGAGGGGCTGCGCCGGACAAGGATGGGCGCCGGAGGGACGATCGTCGTCACGACACTGCTCTGGACGCTGTTGCACGTCGCCCAGTACGATGCGTATTTTCTCACGCTGATCGCCCTGATCGGGATCCTGCTCGGGATCGCCCGGGAACGTACCGGTTCGTTATACGTCCCTCTCGCCATCCATGCGGTGAACAACCTGCTGGGCACGCTGCAGATGGCGGAAGAAAGAGACGCCCTCGTCCATGCGTTGTTTTAA